A genomic window from Oceanobacillus timonensis includes:
- a CDS encoding transposase codes for MTIIRQPSLFGIQELYDMEPTQKYEAIISAIDLDLIYHAINKKSRLGAPVELNYAGMIISFFIRYIERIPTIKDLIKRLNDDFIFKMNCGFLVSDAIPSEAAYSRLVTKLSESDILEKSFESVTLAAVTEGFIADEVIAIDATHFEARDKAPVQKEEKPEAAPKKRGRKSKEEREQYLQEQAEKEANLPLYEKKIEAQLDVPLDILRAEVPLAPKWGVKKNADGKNEYWFGYKGHLAVGTSSQYILQSLFSSGSLNDGKAAIALLKGTDQRLPLTTVHYNTLDAGYDFEPIYEQIHRMGQQSVIAYNKRNEGEMIGFDKNFAPTCFREHSYKYDSFDPKYETLKYTRPKECSDCPLANEGICQKVYKVKITTDLRRYTAPARGSRAWKKIFKQRTAVERVNAYLKEFYQLNNVRYRTGKRAKVHFDMVALIYNASKLAADRIQAELIQQQQTA; via the coding sequence ATGACCATTATACGACAACCGAGCCTATTTGGCATCCAAGAATTATATGACATGGAACCTACCCAAAAATATGAAGCGATTATTTCAGCGATTGATCTGGATCTTATTTATCATGCGATTAATAAGAAATCCCGGCTGGGAGCGCCTGTTGAGCTAAATTATGCAGGGATGATTATTTCCTTTTTTATTCGCTACATCGAACGCATCCCAACGATCAAAGACTTAATCAAGCGTCTCAATGATGACTTTATCTTTAAAATGAACTGCGGATTTCTGGTTTCCGACGCTATTCCATCAGAAGCTGCGTATTCTCGTCTCGTAACGAAACTGAGTGAATCAGATATTTTAGAAAAATCCTTCGAAAGCGTAACGCTGGCAGCTGTCACAGAAGGGTTTATTGCCGATGAAGTCATTGCCATTGATGCCACCCATTTTGAAGCACGAGATAAGGCACCCGTTCAAAAAGAAGAAAAACCGGAAGCTGCGCCCAAAAAGCGTGGGCGTAAATCCAAAGAAGAACGCGAACAGTACCTTCAAGAACAAGCAGAAAAGGAAGCAAACCTGCCATTGTATGAAAAGAAAATCGAAGCACAGTTAGACGTTCCGTTAGACATCTTGCGTGCAGAAGTACCACTAGCCCCCAAATGGGGTGTGAAAAAGAATGCAGACGGTAAAAATGAATACTGGTTTGGCTACAAAGGACATCTCGCAGTTGGTACATCAAGCCAGTATATTCTACAATCCTTGTTTTCATCTGGCAGCTTAAATGATGGAAAAGCCGCTATCGCCTTATTAAAGGGAACGGACCAGCGCCTTCCTCTTACCACTGTTCATTATAATACGCTAGATGCTGGTTACGATTTCGAGCCGATTTATGAACAGATTCATCGCATGGGACAACAGTCTGTCATTGCCTATAATAAGCGCAATGAAGGCGAAATGATTGGGTTTGATAAGAATTTTGCCCCAACCTGTTTTCGAGAACATTCCTATAAATATGATAGCTTTGATCCAAAATACGAAACATTGAAATATACCAGACCAAAGGAATGCAGCGACTGCCCACTTGCGAACGAAGGTATCTGTCAAAAAGTGTATAAAGTCAAGATAACTACGGATTTAAGACGTTATACTGCGCCTGCACGCGGATCAAGAGCTTGGAAAAAGATTTTTAAACAACGGACAGCAGTAGAACGTGTCAATGCTTATCTGAAAGAGTTCTATCAGCTAAACAATGTTCGTTATCGTACTGGAAAGCGTGCGAAAGTCCATTTTGATATGGTCGCTTTGATTTATAATGCTTCCAAATTAGCTGCGGATCGCATCCAAGCTGAGCTTATTCAACAACAACAAACTGCATAA
- a CDS encoding polysaccharide deacetylase family protein, whose translation MSRKNVLIVVLFLMFGMVAACSSNNNEESSAEQSEDETEETENDSESQENESSDEDGTNEEEAEEGSEEESAENQEPIYYIDEETASIHPIDDADEDVVLLTIDDAPDEYAMEMAETLQEKDAKAIFFVNGHFIEDEEGQEELKAIHDMGFPIGNHTYSHPVIPDIPEDEQTEEIVSLNDKIEDIIGERPEFFRAPHGANSDHSREVVKDEGMVLMNWTYGFDYFEPYEDADKLKEALISGEAPEIGEDQSLLHAGSNLLMHDREWTNEALGDVIDGLRDQGYEIADPNLIETSE comes from the coding sequence ATGTCACGAAAAAATGTACTTATTGTCGTATTGTTTTTGATGTTCGGCATGGTGGCAGCGTGCAGCTCAAATAATAACGAAGAGAGCAGTGCGGAACAATCAGAGGATGAAACAGAAGAAACAGAAAATGATTCAGAGAGCCAAGAAAATGAAAGCTCTGATGAAGACGGAACAAATGAAGAAGAAGCGGAAGAAGGAAGTGAGGAGGAGAGCGCAGAAAATCAAGAACCGATTTATTATATTGATGAAGAAACAGCTTCTATCCATCCTATTGATGACGCGGATGAAGATGTTGTCCTTCTCACTATTGATGATGCGCCGGATGAGTATGCGATGGAAATGGCTGAAACATTGCAGGAAAAGGATGCGAAAGCAATTTTCTTTGTCAATGGCCACTTCATTGAAGATGAGGAAGGGCAAGAAGAATTAAAAGCTATTCATGACATGGGATTTCCAATTGGTAATCATACATATTCTCATCCTGTTATTCCAGATATCCCTGAGGATGAACAGACAGAGGAGATTGTCAGTCTAAACGATAAAATTGAAGATATTATTGGAGAACGTCCTGAATTTTTCCGTGCACCGCATGGCGCTAATTCCGATCATTCACGTGAGGTCGTCAAAGATGAAGGAATGGTTTTAATGAATTGGACATACGGCTTTGATTATTTTGAGCCTTATGAAGATGCGGACAAATTAAAAGAAGCTCTGATTTCAGGAGAAGCGCCTGAAATAGGTGAGGATCAATCATTGCTTCATGCAGGTTCGAATTTGCTTATGCACGATCGTGAATGGACGAATGAAGCTTTAGGGGATGTTATTGATGGTCTGAGAGATCAAGGTTATGAGATAGCGGATCCCAACTTAATTGAAACATCAGAATAG
- a CDS encoding BCCT family transporter: MIKSKTLTPVFWVSLTLILIFLIWGTFFPANVEYVLGIIDGFISDTFGWFYMLVTTGFIIVALFLIFGPYGKIKLGKPDDEPEYNYFTWFAFLFTAGMGVGLVFYGVTEPVSHYYSPSTADPETTAATEEALRYTVFHWGFHPWSTYAVLALALAYFKFRHRAPALISSAFAPLFGDRTKGILGISIDTLAVFATVFGIATSLGLGATQITAGLNFTFEGIPNNFTVNMIVIIVITALFMLSATTGINKGIRYLSWTNVVLAIGLMVFVFVLGSSTKMVETFTTTLGNYLQNLPSMTFSTNAFEGNRGFLNDWTLFYWAWWIGWSPFVGTFIARVSRGRTIREFVIGVTAVPVIFSAFWFSVFGIAGLDMDISQGGSIYQLMNELGEEVALFAFLESSPMSSIVIGIAVLLISCFFITSADSGTFVLSMLTTGGKLNPNMGVKVIWGIILAAIATVLLWSGGLSALEMAMLIAAFPFAFLMILMTISLFKALRSEHKILTLEARQRRYDPSFRENQRKEIRRMKEGFQKTLPDKDEENKDNF; the protein is encoded by the coding sequence ATTATTAAATCGAAAACACTCACACCCGTTTTTTGGGTATCTTTAACATTGATACTTATATTTCTTATTTGGGGAACTTTTTTCCCTGCAAATGTTGAATACGTACTAGGGATAATTGATGGTTTTATTTCGGATACCTTTGGCTGGTTTTATATGCTGGTTACTACAGGTTTCATTATTGTTGCATTGTTCCTCATCTTTGGACCATACGGAAAAATTAAACTAGGTAAACCGGATGATGAGCCGGAATATAACTATTTTACTTGGTTTGCGTTTTTATTCACCGCTGGTATGGGGGTTGGCCTCGTATTCTACGGTGTTACAGAACCTGTGTCTCATTATTATTCACCGTCTACTGCAGATCCTGAAACGACGGCTGCAACAGAAGAAGCATTACGTTATACCGTATTTCATTGGGGATTTCACCCATGGTCAACTTACGCAGTACTTGCTTTAGCACTTGCTTATTTTAAATTCCGTCATCGGGCTCCAGCTCTAATCAGTTCTGCTTTTGCACCACTGTTTGGTGACCGTACAAAAGGAATTCTGGGAATTTCTATTGATACACTTGCGGTATTTGCTACTGTATTTGGGATTGCAACGTCACTCGGGCTCGGTGCAACACAAATTACAGCAGGGTTAAATTTCACGTTTGAAGGGATTCCAAATAACTTCACAGTGAATATGATTGTGATTATAGTTATTACAGCCCTATTCATGCTTTCTGCTACGACAGGAATCAACAAAGGAATTCGCTATCTGAGCTGGACTAACGTTGTTCTTGCTATTGGATTGATGGTGTTTGTATTTGTTTTAGGTTCATCGACAAAAATGGTCGAAACTTTTACAACTACGTTGGGAAATTATTTGCAGAATCTCCCTAGTATGACATTTAGTACAAATGCATTTGAAGGAAATAGAGGATTCCTAAATGATTGGACACTATTTTATTGGGCATGGTGGATTGGTTGGTCCCCATTTGTCGGAACATTTATTGCCCGGGTTTCCAGAGGAAGAACAATTCGTGAATTTGTTATCGGAGTAACTGCTGTACCGGTGATATTCAGTGCCTTCTGGTTCTCTGTTTTTGGTATAGCAGGATTAGATATGGATATTTCGCAAGGCGGATCAATTTATCAGTTAATGAACGAACTGGGAGAAGAAGTAGCTTTATTCGCTTTCCTTGAGTCTTCACCGATGTCTTCCATTGTTATCGGTATTGCAGTACTCTTGATATCTTGTTTCTTTATCACTTCTGCCGACTCAGGAACTTTTGTACTCAGTATGCTTACAACAGGCGGTAAACTAAATCCGAATATGGGTGTAAAAGTTATCTGGGGAATCATTTTAGCGGCGATTGCTACCGTATTATTATGGTCTGGTGGTTTAAGCGCCTTAGAAATGGCCATGCTGATTGCAGCATTCCCATTTGCCTTCTTAATGATTCTTATGACAATTTCACTTTTCAAAGCACTGAGAAGTGAGCATAAGATTTTAACATTGGAAGCCAGACAACGCAGATATGATCCAAGCTTCCGGGAAAATCAGAGAAAAGAAATAAGAAGAATGAAAGAAGGATTCCAAAAAACACTGCCTGATAAGGATGAAGAAAACAAAGACAACTTTTAA
- a CDS encoding alpha-ketoacid dehydrogenase subunit beta → MAQMTMIQAITDAMRVELKNDENVLVFGEDVGQNGGVFRATEGLQDEFGEDRVFDTPLAESGIGGLSIGLALEGFRPVPEIQFFGFVFEAMDSINGQMARLRYRSGGHYHAPITIRAPFGGGVHTPELHADSLEGLIAQQPGMKVIIPSTPYEAKGLLISAIRDNDPVLFLEHMKLYRSFRGEVPEEEYTVDIGKADVKREGSDVTLVAYGAMVHSSLKAAEELEKDGISAEVIDLRTISPVDYDTIIESVKKTNRVVFVQEAQRQAGVAGQVISEIQERAILHLEAPILRVTAPDTVYAFSDAEEVWLPDHKDVIEKVNEVINF, encoded by the coding sequence ATGGCACAAATGACAATGATTCAAGCAATCACTGATGCAATGCGCGTCGAGTTGAAAAATGACGAAAACGTGCTTGTTTTTGGTGAAGATGTTGGACAAAATGGCGGAGTTTTCCGTGCAACGGAAGGTCTTCAAGATGAATTCGGCGAAGATCGTGTATTTGATACACCGCTTGCTGAATCAGGAATTGGCGGTTTATCCATTGGTTTAGCATTGGAAGGATTTCGTCCAGTACCGGAAATCCAGTTTTTCGGCTTTGTTTTTGAGGCGATGGATTCTATTAACGGCCAAATGGCTCGTTTGCGTTACCGTTCCGGCGGTCACTATCATGCACCGATTACGATTCGTGCCCCATTCGGCGGAGGTGTTCATACACCAGAGCTGCACGCAGATTCTTTAGAAGGTCTGATTGCTCAGCAACCAGGTATGAAAGTGATTATTCCTTCTACACCATATGAAGCAAAAGGACTTCTTATTTCTGCTATTCGTGATAATGATCCAGTATTATTCTTAGAGCATATGAAATTATACCGCTCTTTCCGCGGGGAAGTTCCTGAAGAAGAATATACGGTTGATATCGGAAAAGCAGATGTAAAACGGGAAGGTTCTGACGTAACATTGGTTGCTTATGGAGCAATGGTGCATTCTTCCTTAAAAGCAGCTGAAGAGTTGGAAAAAGACGGCATTTCAGCAGAGGTTATCGACTTGCGTACGATTTCTCCGGTTGATTATGACACCATTATTGAATCAGTGAAGAAAACGAACCGTGTTGTATTCGTTCAGGAAGCACAGCGTCAGGCGGGAGTTGCCGGACAAGTCATTTCTGAAATTCAAGAAAGAGCAATATTGCATTTAGAAGCTCCTATTCTTCGTGTTACTGCACCGGACACAGTATATGCATTCTCTGATGCAGAAGAAGTTTGGTTGCCGGACCATAAAGACGTTATTGAGAAAGTAAACGAAGTAATCAACTTTTAA
- a CDS encoding dihydrolipoamide acetyltransferase family protein codes for MAFNFKLPDIGEGIHEGELVKWFVKEGDEVKEDDVLCEIQNDKSVVEIPSQVDGTVTKIHVAEGEVAVVGDTLISFDAEGYDDEEEEDTKSEDTSSESKEEKAEESMEQASGDASGSEDDTRVIAMPSVRKFARENDVNIKDVQGSGKNGRITKEDVESFLSGDQTEASSESAETATSEGAQAAAAPQGEYPETREKMTAMRKAIANSMVNSKSKAPHVTLLDEVDVTDLVAHRKKFKAVAAEQDIKLTYLPYVVKALISASKRFPILNSYIDDATDEIAEKHYYNIGIAADTDRGLLVPVVKNADKKSIFEISSEINELAVKARDGKLKPDEMKGASNTITNIGSAGGQWFTPVLNYPEAAILGIGRIAEKPVVRDGEIVVAPVLALSLSFDHRIVDGATAQNALNQIKRLLNDPQLIMMEA; via the coding sequence ATGGCATTTAATTTTAAATTACCCGATATCGGTGAAGGAATTCACGAAGGCGAGCTTGTTAAATGGTTCGTAAAAGAAGGCGACGAAGTTAAAGAAGATGACGTGCTTTGTGAAATTCAAAATGATAAATCCGTCGTTGAAATTCCATCACAGGTAGACGGAACAGTAACGAAGATTCATGTGGCTGAAGGCGAAGTTGCTGTTGTAGGCGATACATTAATTTCATTTGATGCAGAAGGTTACGATGATGAAGAAGAGGAAGATACAAAATCGGAAGATACTTCTTCTGAGTCAAAAGAAGAAAAAGCTGAAGAAAGCATGGAACAAGCGTCGGGCGATGCATCAGGATCTGAAGATGACACTCGCGTTATTGCGATGCCTTCTGTCCGTAAATTCGCACGTGAAAATGACGTGAATATTAAAGATGTACAAGGCAGCGGCAAAAATGGTCGTATTACAAAAGAAGATGTAGAAAGCTTCTTAAGTGGAGACCAAACGGAAGCTTCTTCTGAATCTGCAGAAACAGCAACTTCTGAAGGTGCACAGGCAGCAGCTGCTCCACAAGGTGAGTACCCAGAAACGCGCGAGAAAATGACAGCGATGCGTAAAGCCATTGCAAATTCAATGGTGAACTCTAAATCAAAAGCACCGCATGTTACCTTGTTGGATGAAGTGGACGTAACGGACTTAGTAGCACATCGTAAGAAATTCAAAGCTGTTGCAGCAGAGCAGGATATTAAGCTGACTTATCTGCCATATGTCGTAAAAGCATTAATTTCTGCATCGAAGAGATTCCCGATTTTGAATTCTTATATTGATGATGCAACCGACGAAATTGCGGAAAAACATTATTATAATATCGGAATTGCTGCAGACACAGATCGCGGACTTTTAGTACCTGTTGTCAAAAATGCAGATAAAAAATCTATCTTTGAAATTTCCAGTGAAATCAATGAATTGGCAGTAAAAGCGAGAGATGGTAAACTGAAACCAGACGAAATGAAAGGGGCTTCTAATACGATTACCAATATTGGTTCTGCTGGCGGTCAATGGTTTACTCCTGTATTAAACTATCCGGAAGCAGCTATTCTCGGAATCGGTCGTATTGCAGAAAAACCTGTCGTTCGTGATGGGGAGATTGTTGTAGCACCGGTTCTTGCATTGTCCTTAAGCTTTGATCATCGTATTGTTGATGGTGCGACTGCACAAAATGCATTGAACCAAATCAAACGTTTATTGAATGACCCACAATTAATTATGATGGAGGCGTAA
- a CDS encoding UPF0223 family protein, whose protein sequence is MNYAYPMDETWSTNEIIDVVNFFSLIEQAYEKGVRREDLLSLYRRFKEIVPSKSEEKQIFEEFKRSSGYSSYHVVKKARESDETLISMK, encoded by the coding sequence ATGAATTATGCATATCCCATGGATGAGACATGGTCGACGAATGAAATTATTGATGTCGTTAATTTTTTCTCATTAATCGAACAGGCATATGAAAAAGGTGTAAGACGAGAAGACCTACTTTCTTTATATCGCCGTTTCAAAGAGATTGTTCCGTCAAAAAGCGAGGAAAAACAAATATTTGAAGAATTTAAGCGGTCTTCCGGATATTCCAGCTACCATGTTGTGAAAAAAGCAAGAGAGTCTGATGAAACGCTGATTTCCATGAAATAA
- a CDS encoding DUF1054 domain-containing protein — protein sequence MTFVELRHFTKEDFQTFTIDGLDERMEAIQKRIQPKFQAIGEELVSYLSEKTDQELYLHIARHARRSVHPPNDTWLAIADNKRGYKKHPHFQVGLFDDHLFIWLALIYELPNKQKIAESYLDHFEEIKKLPASFVVSLDHTKKDAVSLEALSEKDLERFRDVKKAEFLIGRHLSYDDPILQNDKELFATITETYEQLLPLYQLAIDSRDA from the coding sequence ATGACATTTGTGGAATTACGTCACTTTACAAAAGAAGATTTTCAAACGTTTACCATTGATGGTTTAGATGAACGTATGGAAGCTATACAGAAAAGAATCCAGCCAAAATTTCAAGCAATAGGTGAAGAACTTGTCTCCTATTTGTCAGAGAAAACAGATCAGGAGCTTTATTTACATATTGCGAGACACGCACGCAGAAGTGTTCATCCGCCTAATGACACATGGTTGGCAATTGCAGATAATAAAAGAGGATATAAAAAGCATCCCCATTTCCAAGTTGGATTATTTGATGATCATTTATTTATTTGGCTGGCACTTATTTATGAATTACCGAACAAACAAAAAATTGCAGAAAGCTATTTAGATCATTTTGAGGAAATCAAAAAGCTTCCTGCATCATTTGTTGTTTCATTAGACCATACAAAAAAAGATGCGGTTTCCTTAGAAGCGTTATCTGAAAAGGATTTAGAACGTTTTCGGGACGTGAAAAAAGCAGAATTTTTAATTGGCAGGCATTTATCCTATGATGATCCCATTTTACAAAATGATAAAGAATTATTTGCCACCATTACGGAAACATATGAACAGCTGCTCCCGCTTTATCAATTAGCAATTGACAGTCGAGATGCATAA
- a CDS encoding NAD(P)H-dependent flavin oxidoreductase encodes MYQTRITKLLNIKYPIIQGGLAYLAYADLAAAVSNAGGLGQVTAMSLASPENLQKEIQKVKQLTDRPFGVNFAIGQHGRKYDHMVKVAIEEQVPVVSVTGGNPAGVLNMLKDHPIKKLVLVASVRQAVKAQELGADAVMVVGQEGGGHLGRSDTGTIVLAPQVADELDIPVIASGGIVDGRGLMAALALGAEGIEMGTRFIATKEVQAHINYKKAIVAAGEGDTVVIKRSLGTPARALRTPFTENILSLENKYENNYEQLKNYISGEVNQKYIATGETTAGFGWAGQGASRIHQILSVKEVIDTIIQEADQVKEKWNKEVSK; translated from the coding sequence GTGTATCAAACAAGGATAACCAAGCTGTTAAATATAAAATATCCAATTATTCAAGGTGGATTGGCATACTTGGCATATGCTGATTTGGCTGCGGCAGTGAGCAATGCGGGAGGACTGGGACAGGTTACGGCAATGAGCCTGGCCTCTCCTGAAAATCTGCAGAAAGAAATACAAAAGGTAAAACAGTTAACAGACCGGCCATTCGGTGTAAACTTTGCTATTGGTCAGCACGGCAGAAAGTATGACCATATGGTAAAAGTCGCTATAGAAGAGCAAGTACCTGTTGTTTCCGTTACAGGTGGAAATCCTGCCGGTGTATTAAATATGTTAAAAGACCACCCTATCAAAAAACTTGTATTGGTTGCATCTGTCAGACAGGCAGTGAAAGCACAAGAATTAGGTGCGGATGCTGTGATGGTTGTCGGACAGGAAGGCGGGGGCCACTTAGGAAGAAGTGACACCGGCACCATTGTTCTAGCTCCACAAGTCGCAGATGAACTTGATATTCCTGTTATTGCATCCGGCGGTATCGTTGATGGAAGAGGGCTGATGGCTGCACTTGCGCTTGGAGCAGAAGGGATTGAAATGGGGACAAGGTTTATTGCAACAAAGGAAGTTCAGGCGCATATAAATTATAAAAAAGCGATAGTGGCTGCGGGAGAAGGAGATACCGTTGTTATTAAACGATCCTTAGGTACCCCGGCAAGAGCTCTCAGAACCCCTTTTACAGAAAATATTTTATCCCTTGAAAACAAGTACGAGAATAATTATGAGCAGTTAAAGAATTATATTAGTGGAGAGGTAAATCAAAAATATATCGCTACCGGTGAAACGACAGCAGGTTTCGGTTGGGCCGGTCAAGGGGCAAGCCGTATTCATCAAATTTTGAGTGTGAAGGAAGTAATAGATACCATCATACAGGAAGCGGATCAGGTGAAAGAAAAATGGAATAAAGAGGTGTCAAAATGA
- the lpdA gene encoding dihydrolipoyl dehydrogenase, giving the protein MVVGDFPVEVDTLVVGAGPGGYVAAIRAAQLGQKVTIVDKGPLGGVCLNVGCIPSKALIEAGHKYQNAKGTDELGITTENVSLDFSKVQEWKGSVVNKLTSGVQGLLKGNKVDIVKGEVYFIDEHSVKVAGEKDSQTYKFNNCILGTGSSPIEIPSFKFSERVLDSTGALNLSEVPEKLVVIGSGYVGTELGTAYANFGTEVTFLEGAKDILGGFEKQLTQVVKKELDKKGAKVVTEAMAKGAEETENGVKVTYEANGEEEVIEADYVLVTVGRRPNTEELGLEQIGVEMDDKGLIKVDEQGRTSVESIFAIGDIVPGPALAHKASYEAKIAAEAISGEKAAIDYNAIPAVAFTEPELATVGLSEQAAKDEGYDVKASKFPFAANGRALSLNTSEGFLKLITRKEDGLIIGGQIAGPNASDMIAEIGLAIESGMTAEDIALTIHAHPTLGEITMEAAEVALGTPIHTM; this is encoded by the coding sequence ATGGTAGTAGGAGATTTTCCGGTAGAAGTAGATACACTTGTCGTTGGTGCTGGTCCAGGAGGCTATGTCGCTGCAATCCGCGCGGCACAGCTTGGACAAAAGGTTACAATTGTTGACAAAGGACCTTTAGGCGGCGTGTGCTTGAATGTTGGATGTATTCCTTCCAAAGCACTTATTGAAGCTGGACATAAATATCAAAATGCCAAAGGAACTGACGAACTGGGGATTACAACAGAAAATGTAAGTCTTGACTTTTCTAAAGTACAAGAGTGGAAAGGTTCTGTTGTAAATAAGCTTACTTCTGGTGTTCAAGGGCTCTTAAAAGGAAATAAAGTAGATATTGTAAAAGGGGAAGTTTACTTTATTGATGAGCATTCAGTAAAAGTTGCTGGTGAAAAAGACTCTCAAACGTATAAGTTTAACAATTGTATTCTTGGTACGGGCTCTTCACCAATTGAAATTCCTTCTTTCAAATTCTCTGAAAGAGTATTGGATTCTACAGGTGCATTGAACCTGTCTGAAGTTCCAGAGAAACTAGTTGTTATTGGTTCTGGTTATGTTGGAACAGAACTTGGTACAGCTTATGCAAACTTCGGGACAGAAGTAACCTTCTTAGAAGGCGCAAAAGATATTCTTGGCGGATTTGAAAAGCAATTGACACAAGTTGTTAAAAAAGAGCTGGATAAAAAAGGTGCTAAAGTTGTTACGGAAGCAATGGCTAAAGGTGCTGAAGAAACAGAAAACGGCGTAAAAGTGACTTATGAAGCAAATGGTGAAGAAGAAGTCATTGAAGCTGACTATGTATTGGTTACAGTAGGCCGCCGTCCAAACACAGAAGAACTTGGCTTAGAACAAATCGGCGTTGAAATGGATGACAAAGGTTTGATCAAAGTGGATGAACAAGGCAGAACTTCTGTAGAAAGTATCTTTGCCATCGGTGATATTGTTCCTGGTCCGGCGCTTGCGCATAAAGCATCTTATGAAGCGAAAATTGCAGCGGAAGCAATCAGCGGCGAAAAAGCAGCAATTGATTACAATGCCATTCCGGCGGTAGCATTTACTGAGCCTGAGTTGGCAACAGTAGGTTTATCAGAACAAGCTGCGAAAGATGAAGGGTATGATGTAAAAGCATCTAAATTCCCATTTGCAGCAAATGGACGTGCACTATCATTAAATACATCAGAAGGATTCCTGAAATTAATCACCCGTAAAGAAGATGGTCTTATCATCGGCGGGCAAATTGCAGGTCCAAATGCAAGTGATATGATTGCTGAAATTGGATTGGCTATTGAATCTGGTATGACGGCAGAAGATATCGCACTAACAATCCATGCTCATCCTACATTAGGTGAGATTACAATGGAAGCTGCAGAAGTTGCTTTGGGTACACCAATTCATACAATGTAA
- the pdhA gene encoding pyruvate dehydrogenase (acetyl-transferring) E1 component subunit alpha — translation MKQVLESIENQFEMFQVLDESGKVINKDDLPDLSDDELKELMRRMVYTRILDQRSIALNRQGRLGFYAPTAGQEASQLGSQFALEQEDFILPGYRDVPQLIWQGLPLYQAFLFSKGHFHGNQYPDELRATSPQIIIGAQYVQTAGVALGLKKRGKKNVAVTYTGDGGTSQGDFYEGINNAGAFKAPAIFVVQNNRFAISVPVEKQTNAKTLAQKAVAAGIEGIQVDGMDVLAVYAAMKIARDRAVAGDGPTLIETLTYRFGPHTMSGDDPTRYRTEEMDQEWEKKDPLVRFRKYLEGKKLWSEEEENKVIDEAKEDIKKAIKQAEQQPKQKVTDLIDHMYEELPTHLQEQKEIYQAKESK, via the coding sequence TTGAAACAGGTACTTGAAAGTATTGAAAACCAATTCGAAATGTTCCAGGTTTTAGATGAAAGCGGAAAAGTAATAAATAAAGATGATCTCCCGGATTTGTCGGATGATGAATTGAAAGAATTAATGCGTCGTATGGTGTATACACGTATACTTGACCAGCGTTCTATTGCGCTTAACCGTCAAGGACGTTTAGGTTTCTATGCACCAACTGCAGGTCAAGAAGCTTCTCAATTAGGAAGTCAGTTTGCATTGGAGCAGGAAGATTTTATTCTCCCGGGATATCGTGATGTTCCACAGCTGATCTGGCAAGGACTTCCATTATATCAAGCTTTCTTGTTCTCTAAAGGTCATTTCCATGGAAACCAGTACCCGGATGAATTGAGAGCAACCAGCCCACAGATTATCATTGGTGCGCAGTATGTTCAAACAGCCGGCGTAGCACTTGGTTTGAAAAAACGCGGCAAGAAAAATGTAGCAGTTACTTATACTGGTGATGGCGGTACCTCTCAAGGCGACTTCTATGAAGGAATTAACAATGCTGGTGCTTTTAAAGCCCCTGCTATTTTTGTTGTGCAGAATAACCGTTTTGCTATTTCTGTTCCTGTAGAAAAACAAACGAATGCAAAAACATTAGCTCAAAAAGCAGTTGCAGCCGGAATTGAAGGAATTCAAGTAGATGGAATGGACGTTTTAGCAGTGTATGCTGCTATGAAAATCGCCCGTGACCGTGCAGTAGCCGGAGACGGTCCTACATTAATCGAAACATTGACATACCGTTTTGGACCACATACGATGTCCGGCGATGACCCGACCCGTTATCGTACGGAAGAAATGGATCAGGAATGGGAGAAAAAAGACCCGCTTGTCCGTTTCCGTAAATATTTAGAAGGTAAAAAACTCTGGTCTGAAGAAGAAGAAAACAAAGTAATTGATGAAGCAAAAGAAGATATCAAAAAAGCAATTAAACAAGCAGAACAGCAACCTAAACAAAAAGTGACAGATTTAATTGATCATATGTATGAAGAGCTTCCAACTCATTTACAGGAGCAAAAAGAAATTTACCAAGCAAAGGAGTCGAAATAG